The stretch of DNA TACGTTGATTCATTTAACTAAGTACTTTCAAAAGCATTCAAATTGGGTTGCTGTAAATGTTACTAAAGAACAATTAACTCATCTAAATTATTACTTGTTAAACTCTTTTAAACTAGATGGTCGTGGTGAAAAAATAATTTTAAAAGATAAAGGGTACTCTTTTAATGATGAATTTTATAAAGCAAAAGGTAGTTATTCATGCCTTAAAACGTGTAATTCTTGGGTCAATTCTGCATTTAAAACTAGTGGTTTAAAAAGTTGTTATTGGACACCATTCGATTTTGAATTAATTAATAAATATGAATGAACTCATTTAAAGCTTTAGAATTATAGCGAAAATTAGTCATTTTTATATAGATAAAGACTTTTTTTAATAGCATAGCATCGCTACGGAATTCAAAAAAGGCGAAATATAGATGAAAAAGGGCAATTTTTTAGCCAATTGAAAAACTTTAAATGAGTTCAATAATAAAAAAATAAAAATAAAATGAAAACAATACATATATTCACAATATTTATAATTGTAGTATTGATACAATTATTTATTCCTTCTCAAATGATTTTTAATCAAGAGCAAATTTTGAAGAAAGGAAAAGTATATAAGTTTAAAACACAACCTGTTGATCCAACGGATCCTTTTAAGGGTAAATATATAAACCTTAATTATGAGATAGATTCATATAAAACTAATGATTCTTTATGGCAACGACATGAAGAGATATATGTTTATTTAACTAAAGATAGTCTGGGTTTTGCTAAAATTGATACGATTGCTAGAACTTTAATACCAAATAATAATAACGATTATATAAAAACTAAAGCAGGGTGGTACTCAAATTATACAAATAAATTAAGTGTAGAGTTTTCTTTTAATCGCTATTATATGGAAGAAACGAAGGCGTATGATGCTGAGATAGCTGTGAGGAATAGACAACGTGATTCTCTACCAAATAATACTTATGCGTTAGTTTATGTTAAAAATGGAGAGGTCGTTTTAAATGATGTTATAATTGATGAAATATCTATTAAGGATTATGTAGAAAAAGAGAAGCCTCAGTAAACTGAGGCTTCTTAATTTATTTTAATTAAAAATTTATTATTTAGGATCTAAAATAGTTTCAATTCGTTTTATAATATCTTGAAGGTGAATTCTACTCATAGAATTTCCTGCTCGCCCTATGCCAGCACTAGCTGAGCGCTTTAACATATTTAGCTCTGCTCTTACAACAGCTCTAACATCTGATGTAGTTGAGCCTGAAGTCATTAAATAAGCTAACCTATCTATATGAGCTCTTTGTAAGTTACGTCTGTAGGTATCAATTTTTCTGCCAGAACGTAACTCGTTCCAAATGCCATTACGTAAATCGCGCATCAAGCTAGTTAATTTGTAGGCATTATTGCCATAGTGTGTTTCATGTTCTATTAAACGAGTCATTTTTCCAAGGCTTAAAATACTATTTAAAGTACGTGATTGCATACCTCTTATACGTTCTACTGAACCCGAATTTTGTATCTTGTTAAAAATGTTAGTGTCTATTAGCCATTTAGGTGTCTTAAATAATTGTTCATTAATAAACTTCAAACAATTTTTTTGATGATCTTTATCTACAGGCGTATAAACAGCTCCTTCCTGCTCGGCAGTTTTATAATGTTCATAAACGCCGCCTATATTGCTAGAAACATGTCCCATGTAACGGCTAAATTGAGAAACTACGTGACCATACATCATGCTAAGATCTTCATAATTTTCGCCTGCTTTGGTTGTCCATTTTATTAAATTAGGAACTACTCGTTTTAAATTTTTAATACCATAAGTACTTGCAAGTATTGCATTATCTCCTAAATCTTCAGTTTGTGAGCTAGGATCTATAACTTCTCTCTGTTGGCGCCCAAATCTGTATAAAGGGTCTCCGGCATGTTCTAGAATCCAATTGTTCAATATGGTTTTTTCCTCTTTAGCTGTTTTATTTAAAATGGGTCTGTAACCCCAGTTAATGGAATATTTATCGTAAACTCCAATATTAGGAAATAATGAAACCCCTTTATCTTCAGGTTGTGCAATATAATTGAAACGGGCATAATCCATTATTGATGGTGCCGTTCCATACTTTTTAGTAAATTCGGGATCGCGCAAATCCTCTACTTTATAGGCACAACTACTTCCCATGTTGTGTGGTAAACCTAAGGTGTGTCCAACTTCGTGAGATGATACAAATCTGATTAACTCTCCCATAACTTCATCACTAAATTCAGCGCTTTGAGCATCGGGGTTAGCAGCAGCAGTTTGAACAAAAAACCAACCGTTTAAAAGGCTCATAACATTATGATACCAATTAATATCTGATTCTAATATTTCTCCTGACCGGGGATCGCTTACATGAGGTCCATTAGCATTAGGAATTGGTGATGCTAAATAACGTACTACAGAATAACGAGCATCTTCAGGGGTCCATTCAGGGTCTTCTTCCTCAGTTGGAGGGTCTTTAGCAATAATGGCATTTTTAAACCCAGCTGCTTCAAATCCAGCTTGCCAATCTTCAATACCTAATTTTATATATTTTCGCCATTTTTTTGGTGTAGCTCTATCAATATAATAAACAATTTGTTTTTTAGGCTCAACAAGCTCCCCGCGTTTAAATTTCTCTATGTCTTCATCTTTGACTTCTAATCTCCAACGATCGAGATATGTAACTCTTTCACTTTTTTGCGCTTCAGAGCCATAATCAGTTTGACTACTTGTAAACCAACCAACACGTTCATCGAAATAACGGCGTTTCATTGGGGTTTTTGGTAATAATACCATAGAGTTGTTTATTTCTATAGAAATAGTGCCTGTACTGGCATTAGAAGGCGGTGCGCCTGCTGAGTACGTTTTTATATGACGTGCTTCAATATTTAAAGGATAACTCTTAATGTTTTCAATAAATGATTTATCAGATTCTAAGCGACCTGCTTTATATTGTTTTCTTGTAGAGCTAGGAAAGCCTATAGCTTTTACATCTCTAGAAAATAAGTCGGTAACATCAATAACTGTATTTAAAGAGTCTTTACTA from Flavivirga spongiicola encodes:
- a CDS encoding zinc-dependent metalloprotease; this encodes MKYYSIKVFLLAFILIATSCNTAKKLAEAEAEAAKKAAAAKKPKPKKGAIKPYDKVITKDAKSDKGLFIVHKLDEKYFYEIPDTLLNREMLMVTRISKTASRIGFGGGKQNTQVLRWQKKGKKILLRVVSHNVVAADSLPVHEAVVNSNFEPILYTFPIKAFSKDSLNTVIDVTDLFSRDVKAIGFPSSTRKQYKAGRLESDKSFIENIKSYPLNIEARHIKTYSAGAPPSNASTGTISIEINNSMVLLPKTPMKRRYFDERVGWFTSSQTDYGSEAQKSERVTYLDRWRLEVKDEDIEKFKRGELVEPKKQIVYYIDRATPKKWRKYIKLGIEDWQAGFEAAGFKNAIIAKDPPTEEEDPEWTPEDARYSVVRYLASPIPNANGPHVSDPRSGEILESDINWYHNVMSLLNGWFFVQTAAANPDAQSAEFSDEVMGELIRFVSSHEVGHTLGLPHNMGSSCAYKVEDLRDPEFTKKYGTAPSIMDYARFNYIAQPEDKGVSLFPNIGVYDKYSINWGYRPILNKTAKEEKTILNNWILEHAGDPLYRFGRQQREVIDPSSQTEDLGDNAILASTYGIKNLKRVVPNLIKWTTKAGENYEDLSMMYGHVVSQFSRYMGHVSSNIGGVYEHYKTAEQEGAVYTPVDKDHQKNCLKFINEQLFKTPKWLIDTNIFNKIQNSGSVERIRGMQSRTLNSILSLGKMTRLIEHETHYGNNAYKLTSLMRDLRNGIWNELRSGRKIDTYRRNLQRAHIDRLAYLMTSGSTTSDVRAVVRAELNMLKRSASAGIGRAGNSMSRIHLQDIIKRIETILDPK
- a CDS encoding GDYXXLXY domain-containing protein; this encodes MKTIHIFTIFIIVVLIQLFIPSQMIFNQEQILKKGKVYKFKTQPVDPTDPFKGKYINLNYEIDSYKTNDSLWQRHEEIYVYLTKDSLGFAKIDTIARTLIPNNNNDYIKTKAGWYSNYTNKLSVEFSFNRYYMEETKAYDAEIAVRNRQRDSLPNNTYALVYVKNGEVVLNDVIIDEISIKDYVEKEKPQ